Genomic DNA from Anthonomus grandis grandis chromosome 5, icAntGran1.3, whole genome shotgun sequence:
TTTTAGCTACTCTCACCGACGGCCAAGGGTCTTTTCCACAAAGCAATTGCCCAAAGTGGCTCAGTCTTCAACACTTGGTCATGGGGTCAAAAAAACGCCATTTCCATCGCTAACATGCTCGGAAAAACGGTTACAAGCGAAAAGGAAGCTTTGGAGGTCCTTATGGAGACTTCTGCTGAAGAACTGGCTCAAACAGCTCTAACTATACCAGAGGTAACCAACTCaagcccaaaaaaaaaacaatttttaacatttcttttaagtatatttGCGATGGGAGCGTAAGAAGACCTTTTGGACCGGTCATAGAGACACCAAATCCAGAAGCTTTCTTATGCGAAGACCCTGCAGAGTTGCTGAGATCGGGAAGGTTTAATCAAGTGCCATTAATTCAGGGTAAGTAGAACAttagtaagttattttttttttctcttacttcttctattataagccttaacagaatccaggaagttgtttccttcttttctggaagtctgaatgcatggctttttagttgccttacttgtgttaactaaattcttcatataacctattgtttttaatatgctctctttgtttaatattctaatattcaattccatgtatataatcatattaccttctgtaattatgctttttttgtattggtggctaataaacgtcttattattattattattattattattattattaaggggTGCTAAGTGTTACTTACGGGGTTCTTAGGGGTGTGTCAAGATGAGGGTCTTCTGGTCCATGCCAAGATAATGCCCCAAAAAGATCAAGGGTACTAcgctaaaaatgttttatcctGGAATATCAAAAAGGATCCAGCCAAAGCACCCAAATGGCAACAGATGCTGAGGGAGCTTTATTATCCGAATGGGGTCACCGAGGAGGGACTTATTGAGGTACTTGATCAAATATTAAGAGCtcttgtgttaaaaaaaatctatgtttTGCAGCAAATGGGGGATATATTATTTAACCTAGGGGTCATCGAGTCGACTAAAATAATGATTTCCAGCGCCAAAAACCCCATATTCCTTTATATGTTTGCTTATGACGAAAAAGCCAGCGACATCTTTAAAACTATGATAGCAATTGGTaaactaaattgaatttaatgtCTACAGCAACTGATTCGAACTATTTCCAGACAAGAAAGGGGTTTCTCATGGATACGACTCGGCTTATCTACTGTCGCTCAATCACTTCCCAATGAAAATCGAATACACTCCAGAGGACGTTAAGGCCATAGAAGTGATGGTGGGACTCTGGAGCAGTTTCGCTCGAACTGGAAAGCCGCATTTGGAGTGGGAGGAGGTCACCGATAAGGATAATTTGAGGTATTTGAGGATCGCAGGGAAATTGGAGATGTTGAGCGATCCATTTGGGGAGAGGATGAAGGTCTGGCATGAGATTTTAGAGGAGGCAGGAGGGTTCGACTTGACCAACGACGAGATTGGCAATTAGGTGGAGATGATTTATTAACTCATTGCAGGAAAAATTTGTTTgcacaattattattatgttatctgatattatataaatatattgttttttttttaagtgggtTTTATTATGAAATTCCTTAGTAATTATTTggagaatttttaatgattcAAGGCCTGGCTTCTTGTCGCTAATCGAatcaaaaagtagaaaataatttttatttacaaagagtttttttttacagcagTAGAAGGTTGGGCAATCaacctcaaataaaaatcataataaaatttaagttattaacagcATAATTTAAATCAGACCAAAGAGCTTAGGGTGAAAGTGAAGAGTTatgaaaatgaattaaaatgcACCCCGTGCAAAAAAGatgcaatttctcaaaaaccacttcgaataaattaatcaaataagAAGCagctgttaaaaaaatatttacaaaaagttgaatttttgaagatatttttacgtcaaaaaggcaaaaagaattttttgattttcaagtatatgctttgacaaaaagtggaatttctcaaaaattacttgattggaattgatgaaataaaagggaaatttttaggaaaacatgttttaacattttttttaatagctcagAAATATTAGAATtgtattttttgagatattttgttttatgttaCTGAAAAccaatttttgatttataagttTATGCCTCGAtaaaaagtggaatttttcaaaaatcactttgaataaataagtgaaataaaaagcaaGTTCTTAAGAAAACATGTCTAAATAATTCCAATTCTAACAAATTGCAATTTTGAAGATATATGTATCTCAAATTGCACAAAACCAATTATTGATTTTCAAGATATTGCCTCGACAAAAAGTGGCATTTCTGAAAAACCACTTGagttaaataacttaaatataaagaaaattaaaaaaaaacacatattttaacaaatttggttAATACGTCAAAACcagcaaaatttaattttttgagaaattgcttCTCAAATTtcctaaaagaaatttttgattttcaaatttatgcCTCGACAAAAGATAGAATCTTTTAAAAACCACcttgaaaaaattgataaaataaaagcagattcttaagaaaatatttcctaacaaatttaatatataagttaaaatacaaaacaattaaatttcaaaaagccaaaaaattttttttgattttcaagcTTATGCCTTGATAGAAagtaaaatttctcaaaaatcactttagataaataagtgaaataaaaagcaaGTTCTTAAGAAAACACGTCTAAACAATtgcaatttttaagatatatgtATCTTAAATTgcacaaaacaaattattgattttcaaGATATTGCCTCGACAAAAAGTGGCATTTCTGAAAAACCACTTGagataaattactaaaatataaagaaaattaaaaaaaaa
This window encodes:
- the LOC126736496 gene encoding esterase E4-like — encoded protein: MATVQIKSGNILGTTGKSIKGDTYYKFLGIPYATPPVGNLRFKAPRSVDPWQDTRDCTKDGNVCLSLNFVTKKIEGSEDCLYLNVHTRAVPSADENPLKAVLVYIHGGGFTAGTGTEMMAGADLIMTEDVVFVSMNYRLGIFGFLSLEDASLGVTGNNGLKDQTFALKWVKENIKNFGGDPDNVTIFGISAGGASVQFQLLSPTAKGLFHKAIAQSGSVFNTWSWGQKNAISIANMLGKTVTSEKEALEVLMETSAEELAQTALTIPEYICDGSVRRPFGPVIETPNPEAFLCEDPAELLRSGRFNQVPLIQGVCQDEGLLVHAKIMPQKDQGYYAKNVLSWNIKKDPAKAPKWQQMLRELYYPNGVTEEGLIEQMGDILFNLGVIESTKIMISSAKNPIFLYMFAYDEKASDIFKTMIAIDKKGVSHGYDSAYLLSLNHFPMKIEYTPEDVKAIEVMVGLWSSFARTGKPHLEWEEVTDKDNLRYLRIAGKLEMLSDPFGERMKVWHEILEEAGGFDLTNDEIGN